A stretch of the Peromyscus eremicus unplaced genomic scaffold, PerEre_H2_v1 PerEre#2#unplaced_46, whole genome shotgun sequence genome encodes the following:
- the LOC131901176 gene encoding LOW QUALITY PROTEIN: transmembrane anterior posterior transformation protein 1-like (The sequence of the model RefSeq protein was modified relative to this genomic sequence to represent the inferred CDS: inserted 1 base in 1 codon; deleted 2 bases in 1 codon), giving the protein MQLRGGNYEGLSYNSIQIYAVTPPPPLGFYESDRRREKRRGRAELSLLRFLSAELTRGNFLEHNKAKYTERRERVYTCMQIPRELEKLIFFGIFQCLDAFLYVFTLLPLRVFLALFRLFTLPCYGLRDKRLLQPAQVCDILKGVILIICYFMMHYVDYSMMYHLIRGQSVIKLYIIYNMLEVADRLFSSFGQDILDALYWTATEPKERKRAHIGVIPHFFMAVLYVFLHAILIMVQATTLNVAFNSHNKSLLTIMMSNNFVEIKGSVFKKFEKNNLFQMSNSDIKERFTNYVLLLIVCLRNMEQFSWNPDHLWVLFPDVCMVIASEIAVDIVKHAFITKFNDITADVYSEYRASLAFDLVSSRQKNAYTDYSDSVARRMGFIPLPLAVLLIRVVTSSIKVQGILSYACVILFYFGLISLKILNSIVLLGKSCQYVKEAKMEEKLFNPPLASTPGISSSKSQSKCKSSQGLSTEENLSTSIXQPVHQKENVIPLLVTSNSDQFLTTPDGDEKDINTGGQVGKVAK; this is encoded by the exons cactcccccccccccgctgggCTTCTATGAGAGCGACCGCCGGCGGGAAAAGCGCCGTGGCCGAGCAGAACTTTCATTATTGAGGTTCCTCAGTGCTGAACTAACAAGAGGGAACTTCCTCGAACATAACAAGGCCAAGTATACAGAGCGAAGAGAAAGAGTGTACACTTGTATGCAAATACCAAGAGAATTGGAAAAGCTCATATTTTTTGGAATCTTCCAGTGCCTCgatgcctttctgtatgtgtTCACCCTGCTTCCTTTAAGAGTCTTCCTGGCGCTGTTCAGGCTCTTCACTCTGCCTTGCTATGGCCTACGGGACAAACGTTTGCTTCAGCCTGCACAGGTGTGTGACATTTTGAAGGGTGTCATTTTGATAATCTGCTATTTTATGATGCACTATGTTGACTACTCCATGATGTACCACCTGATAAGAGGGCAGTCTGTCATCAAGCTCTATATCATCTACAACATGCTAGAGGTAGCCGATCGTCTGTTCTCTTCATTTGGACAAGATATCTTAGATGCTCTCTACTGGACAGCCACCGagcctaaagaaagaaaaagagcacaCATCGGAGTCATTCCTCACTTTTTCATGGCTGTTCTCTATGTCTTTCTACATGCAATTCTCATAATGGTTCAAGCAACGACTCTCAATGTGGCTTTTAACTCTCACAACAAGTCACTGCTTACCATCATGATGTCCAACAATTTTGTTGAAATTAAAGGAAGTGTTTTCAAGAAGTTTGAAAAGAACAATCTCTTTCAGATGTCAAATAGTGATATTAAGGAACGATTCACAAAT TATGTGCTTTTGCTAATAGTGTGCTTAAGAAACATGGAACAGTTTTCTTGGAATCCAGATCATCTCTGGGTGTTGTTTCCTGATGTCTGTATGGTGATTGCATCAgaaattgctgtggatattgtaaAGCACGCCTTTATCACCAAATTCAATGACATCACTGCAGATGTCTACAGTGAGTATAGAGCCAGCCTTGCATTTGACCTTGTCAGCAGCCGACAGAAAAATGCGTATACAGACTACAGTGACTCGGTAGCACGAAGAATGGGATTTATTCCTCTCCCGCTAGCTGTCTTACTCATCAGAGTTGTAACAAGCTCAATTAAAGTGCAAGGAATCCTGTCCTATGCCTGTGTCATACTCTTCTATTTTGGGTTGATCTCCCTGAAAATACTTAATAGCATTGTGCTGTTGGGGAAGTCATGTCAATATGTGAAGGAAGCcaaaatggaagagaagctatttaATCCTCCCCTGGCTAGCACTCCCGGGATATCCTCCAGTAAATCCCAGAGCAAGTGCAAGTCCTCTCAAGGCCTTTCCACGGAAGAAAACCTGTCCACTTCCA GCCAGCCTGTTCATCAGAAAGAAAACGTCATACCCTTACTTGTGACCAGCAATTCTGATCAGTTTCTGACAACCCCAGATGGCGATGagaaagacattaacacaggg ggccAAGTAGGCAAAgtggccaagtag